A single Synergistaceae bacterium DNA region contains:
- a CDS encoding deoxynucleoside kinase has translation MGQIQIIVEGMTASGKSTVVNLLSERLGFQVMPEEFRDPLDLLGRFHHNRKWAFPMQLNFLVTRFAQYLCASEEDNYILDRSVFGDKVYAMLYYRDGYFRDSQLGCYLTLYDSLLRYVMKPKLFVIVRCEFGEIMRRIHSRGRQDEIDAGESYWRNLYDAYMPFLDFLKSELPGDIDFIELNLSDPKFITTPSMVDDFLGQVARYFPERRILPGHES, from the coding sequence TTGGGACAAATTCAAATCATCGTTGAAGGAATGACAGCAAGCGGGAAATCTACAGTCGTTAATCTCCTCTCTGAGCGTCTCGGATTTCAGGTTATGCCGGAAGAGTTCCGCGACCCTCTCGACCTCCTCGGACGTTTCCACCACAATCGCAAATGGGCGTTCCCTATGCAGTTAAACTTTCTTGTTACCCGTTTCGCGCAGTACTTATGCGCCAGCGAGGAGGATAATTACATTCTTGACCGCTCTGTGTTCGGGGATAAAGTTTACGCCATGCTGTATTACCGGGACGGATATTTCCGGGACAGTCAGCTAGGGTGCTATTTGACGCTGTACGACTCACTTCTCCGCTATGTCATGAAGCCTAAGCTGTTTGTGATTGTGCGCTGTGAGTTCGGCGAAATCATGAGGCGCATACATTCTCGCGGAAGGCAGGACGAAATTGACGCGGGCGAGTCTTACTGGCGCAATCTCTATGACGCTTACATGCCGTTTCTTGACTTCCTGAAATCTGAATTGCCCGGAGATATTGACTTCATAGAGCTGAATCTCTCTGACCCGAAATTTATCACGACTCCTTCAATGGTTGATGACTTCCTCGGACAAGTCGCAAGATATTTCCCCGAAAGAAGGATACTTCCCGGCCATGAAAGTTAG
- a CDS encoding Nif3-like dinuclear metal center hexameric protein — protein sequence MKVSGLLRHIDTFAPFSLCEEWDNSGLLVGNADDEIKRIGVCLDAVTEAVTEADGLGCNVIVAHHPVIFRPVKAITANTEQGRAIMEAVRHNISIIAAHTNWDKAAGGVNDILGALIGLKHPESLGAFGVCGVISPRMKLNAFAEHVKSSWSLSRLDVYPGGSKTVSRVALCGGSGAEFWRSAKNIGADVYITADMKYHEISDAVNDGMTIALCDHGEMERVSVRQLAHKIEGCGIETVILDAKALPPVIRI from the coding sequence ATGAAAGTTAGCGGACTATTGCGGCATATTGACACGTTCGCGCCGTTCTCGCTGTGTGAAGAGTGGGACAATTCCGGGCTTCTTGTCGGGAATGCTGATGACGAAATCAAGCGCATAGGCGTATGTCTCGACGCTGTAACGGAGGCAGTAACGGAGGCTGACGGACTCGGCTGTAATGTCATTGTCGCTCATCACCCGGTAATATTCCGCCCCGTCAAAGCCATCACCGCAAACACAGAGCAGGGGCGCGCCATAATGGAGGCCGTTAGACATAACATCAGCATAATCGCCGCCCATACGAACTGGGACAAGGCCGCAGGGGGAGTGAATGACATTCTCGGAGCGTTAATCGGCCTGAAGCACCCTGAGTCCCTCGGCGCGTTCGGCGTATGCGGAGTGATTTCCCCCCGGATGAAGCTGAATGCGTTTGCCGAACACGTAAAATCCTCGTGGAGTCTGTCGCGGCTTGACGTTTACCCGGGAGGCTCAAAGACAGTATCACGTGTTGCGCTCTGCGGTGGATCGGGCGCGGAGTTCTGGCGGTCTGCGAAAAATATCGGGGCTGATGTCTATATCACGGCGGATATGAAGTATCATGAAATTTCTGACGCTGTGAATGACGGAATGACAATCGCACTTTGTGATCACGGGGAAATGGAGCGGGTATCAGTGAGACAGCTCGCACACAAGATAGAGGGCTGCGGGATTGAGACAGTAATACTTGACGCGAAAGCCCTTCCCCCGGTAATCAGAATATAA
- the trpS gene encoding tryptophan--tRNA ligase, with product MKKRVLSAMRPTGPLHLGHMAGALSNFIKLQNDDGYECFYAIADWHALTSNYADSENTGEFCYTALLDWLAVGLDPEKSPLFIQSHVPQHAELALALGMITPLGWLYRNPTYKEQLFNIRNRDLGTYGFLGYPVLMAADILLYKAELVPVGEDQSAHLEISRELVRHFNNIFGEGLLVEPQPLFTQTPKVPGTDGRKMSKSYGNALEISESADSMWQKLRTMMTDPARMRRKDPGDPEKCPVWDLHKVFNPDENEKAEICEGCKSAGIGCIDCKKKLNAHIQEIMTPVRERRAKYEGKKSLLDEILADGAERAGKVARETMSEIYPAMGLLPNPKR from the coding sequence TTGAAGAAAAGAGTATTAAGCGCAATGAGACCAACCGGCCCGCTTCACTTGGGACACATGGCCGGGGCTTTAAGCAATTTCATCAAGTTACAGAATGATGACGGCTACGAGTGCTTCTACGCAATTGCGGACTGGCACGCGCTCACGTCAAACTATGCTGACAGCGAGAACACCGGGGAATTTTGCTACACGGCTCTTCTTGACTGGCTGGCGGTCGGGCTTGACCCGGAGAAATCCCCGCTGTTCATTCAGTCCCATGTTCCACAGCACGCGGAATTAGCTCTTGCCCTCGGAATGATTACCCCGCTGGGCTGGCTGTATCGTAATCCCACGTACAAAGAGCAGCTCTTCAATATACGCAACAGGGATTTGGGTACATACGGCTTCCTAGGCTATCCCGTACTCATGGCCGCAGATATATTGCTGTACAAGGCTGAATTAGTCCCGGTAGGAGAAGATCAGAGCGCACACCTCGAAATTTCCCGCGAGTTAGTCAGGCACTTCAACAATATTTTCGGTGAAGGATTGCTTGTTGAGCCTCAGCCCCTTTTCACGCAGACTCCCAAAGTACCAGGCACAGACGGCCGCAAGATGAGCAAGTCTTACGGTAACGCCCTCGAAATCTCAGAGAGTGCCGACTCAATGTGGCAGAAGCTCCGCACAATGATGACTGACCCCGCCCGAATGAGACGCAAAGACCCCGGAGACCCCGAAAAGTGTCCCGTTTGGGACTTGCACAAAGTCTTCAACCCTGACGAAAACGAGAAGGCAGAAATTTGCGAGGGCTGCAAGTCCGCCGGTATTGGCTGTATCGACTGCAAGAAGAAACTTAACGCGCATATTCAGGAAATCATGACTCCCGTGAGAGAGCGCAGAGCGAAATACGAGGGGAAGAAGTCCCTGCTTGATGAAATTCTTGCTGACGGGGCAGAACGTGCCGGGAAAGTCGCACGTGAGACTATGAGCGAAATTTATCCGGCTATGGGACTTTTGCCGAACCCGAAACGATGA
- a CDS encoding rRNA pseudouridine synthase, translated as MRLNAYLSSCGVASRRKSETIILSGRVQVSGKIVLAPFFDVDTENDTVTLDGKPLKLSRHEYYVISKPAGYVCAASDKYYPVVVDLIPGHEGRLYPVGRLDRESEGLLILTNDGQFTQNIIHPSKEVPKEYEALLNIPINARQLDRWRRGFEIEPGRVVKPISISVMDKEPANQWVNIVIGEGLKREIRLMAKSAGFRVERLIRRSIGKMRLETLKSGKYVSLSFSELYTKIFNGGTV; from the coding sequence ATGAGGCTTAATGCTTATCTCTCATCATGCGGAGTCGCTTCCAGGCGGAAATCTGAGACAATAATTCTTAGCGGGCGAGTCCAGGTCAGCGGGAAAATTGTCCTCGCTCCTTTCTTTGATGTCGACACTGAGAATGATACTGTTACTCTTGACGGAAAGCCCCTGAAACTTTCGCGGCATGAGTATTACGTCATCAGCAAGCCCGCCGGGTATGTCTGCGCCGCAAGTGATAAGTATTACCCCGTTGTTGTTGACCTTATTCCCGGCCATGAAGGGAGGCTCTACCCTGTCGGAAGGCTTGATCGTGAGTCAGAAGGACTCTTAATCCTCACGAATGACGGCCAATTTACGCAGAATATCATTCACCCGTCAAAGGAAGTCCCAAAAGAGTATGAAGCCTTGCTGAACATTCCCATTAACGCGAGACAGTTAGACCGATGGCGCAGAGGATTCGAGATTGAACCTGGGCGCGTAGTTAAGCCGATAAGCATTAGTGTAATGGATAAAGAGCCTGCGAATCAATGGGTGAATATCGTGATAGGCGAGGGGTTGAAGCGTGAGATAAGATTGATGGCAAAAAGCGCGGGCTTCAGGGTTGAGAGGCTCATACGGCGGAGCATAGGAAAAATGCGGCTTGAGACGCTGAAGAGCGGGAAATATGTGAGTTTGTCATTTTCTGAACTGTACACTAAAATATTTAATGGCGGTACAGTATGA
- a CDS encoding HDOD domain-containing protein, with protein MSEIDEKSRELIKTRILSNMENIKSFPQFVLETMRKLNDPESNAADVAQSLSRDEGLVLRILKLANSAAYGVRSRSISNISEAIALLGYKSVSNIILAATVYSAMDKGLTGYALDRGELWRHSLMVAYSARHLAGITGKVSTEDAYVGGLLHDIGKVILNDYVHFGYGIIVKMVEEKHIPFTEAETKVLGFDHAAIGELLVEKWAMPDSYRVPIAYHHKPNDLPADKIQYQPLLDVVTVANSICLMLGIGLGADGLQAYMFPEPIERLGITNFDSLLSEMIDFAGSVSGDMGDMAGL; from the coding sequence GTGAGTGAAATCGATGAGAAATCCAGAGAGTTAATCAAGACGCGAATATTAAGCAACATGGAGAACATAAAATCCTTCCCTCAGTTTGTGCTTGAGACAATGAGAAAACTTAATGACCCCGAAAGCAATGCGGCGGACGTTGCTCAGAGTCTCTCACGCGATGAAGGGCTAGTCCTGCGTATACTCAAGCTCGCTAACTCTGCGGCTTACGGCGTAAGGAGCCGGAGTATCTCGAACATCTCCGAGGCAATTGCGCTTCTCGGCTATAAGTCGGTCAGCAACATAATCCTTGCGGCTACGGTCTATTCAGCGATGGACAAGGGATTGACGGGTTACGCTCTTGACCGCGGGGAGCTGTGGCGGCATTCTCTCATGGTCGCGTATTCAGCTAGGCACTTGGCCGGGATTACGGGAAAAGTCAGCACTGAGGACGCTTACGTGGGCGGACTTCTTCACGACATCGGAAAAGTTATCCTGAATGATTATGTCCATTTCGGCTACGGGATAATTGTCAAAATGGTGGAGGAGAAGCACATACCCTTCACGGAGGCTGAGACAAAAGTTTTGGGATTTGACCACGCCGCAATAGGTGAATTGCTTGTAGAGAAATGGGCAATGCCGGACTCTTACCGTGTGCCTATTGCGTACCATCACAAGCCGAATGACCTTCCCGCCGACAAAATTCAGTATCAGCCGCTTCTTGACGTTGTAACAGTGGCTAACTCAATATGCCTGATGTTAGGGATCGGGCTGGGTGCTGACGGCTTGCAGGCGTATATGTTCCCTGAGCCGATAGAGAGACTCGGAATAACGAATTTCGACAGCCTTTTGTCCGAGATGATAGACTTTGCCGGGAGCGTTTCGGGCGACATGGGCGACATGGCCGGGCTTTAG
- a CDS encoding (d)CMP kinase gives MSYVITIDGPAGAGKSTVAKDVARRLGINYLDTGAIYRAIALILYESEVRPIDDYIMREALTKINIQLDGKSVLVNGFDVTGEIRTPLVDELASMYSAIPSVRKALLSLQKEQETHGSIVAEGRDVGSVVFPGAVAKFFLTANPEARAKRRYAERVAKGKPADYDEILQAIIERDKNDSSRETAPLTVPEGAIYIDTSDMTEQEAVQFILDKVKEVIPNEAK, from the coding sequence ATGTCATACGTTATCACGATTGACGGGCCTGCGGGTGCGGGCAAAAGCACTGTGGCGAAAGACGTTGCGCGGAGGCTCGGAATAAATTACCTCGACACGGGCGCGATTTACCGGGCTATTGCGCTGATACTCTATGAGTCAGAAGTCAGGCCGATTGATGACTATATCATGCGGGAAGCCCTGACCAAGATAAATATACAGCTTGACGGGAAATCGGTGCTTGTGAACGGCTTTGATGTTACAGGGGAAATTAGGACTCCGCTTGTTGACGAATTAGCCTCGATGTACTCGGCGATTCCTTCAGTCCGAAAAGCTCTCCTCAGTCTGCAAAAGGAACAGGAGACTCACGGCTCAATTGTGGCGGAAGGCCGCGATGTAGGGAGCGTAGTTTTTCCCGGAGCTGTGGCAAAATTTTTCCTGACAGCAAACCCAGAAGCACGCGCAAAACGCCGCTATGCCGAGAGAGTCGCAAAAGGGAAGCCCGCCGATTATGACGAAATATTACAGGCCATCATTGAGCGCGACAAGAACGACTCATCCCGCGAAACAGCCCCCCTCACTGTCCCTGAAGGCGCAATCTACATAGACACATCAGACATGACAGAACAAGAAGCAGTACAATTCATACTCGACAAAGTGAAAGAAGTCATCCCAAATGAAGCAAAGTAA
- a CDS encoding 1-acyl-sn-glycerol-3-phosphate acyltransferase, with the protein MKQSKVFYFIVKNFFKLLLIIYNRCSAKWLAKLPDNEKFIVACNHASNLDPLIVGCFFPRLLRYLAKEELFEGWFLGTCIRALGAVPVSRTTNASAAGALKGFMKLYQEGSDVLIFPEGGRTLDGKLQPLEAGVALIAAHTHAPILPVFIHGSFRAMPPNSFFVKPTKLRVTFGEPLRFSDEVYDSKSGRQIIMDALTEKFRELEAGE; encoded by the coding sequence ATGAAGCAAAGTAAAGTATTCTATTTCATCGTCAAAAATTTCTTCAAGCTCCTGCTGATAATATATAACCGCTGTTCGGCGAAATGGCTCGCGAAACTTCCCGACAATGAGAAATTCATAGTGGCCTGCAATCACGCCAGCAATTTAGACCCCCTCATAGTAGGCTGCTTTTTCCCGCGTTTGTTACGCTATCTCGCGAAAGAGGAGTTATTCGAGGGCTGGTTTCTTGGGACATGTATCCGCGCATTGGGTGCAGTCCCGGTATCACGCACAACGAACGCCTCAGCCGCCGGAGCGTTGAAGGGATTCATGAAGCTCTACCAGGAAGGAAGCGACGTTCTCATATTCCCGGAAGGAGGACGGACTCTTGACGGCAAACTTCAGCCGCTTGAAGCCGGAGTCGCGTTAATCGCCGCACACACTCACGCGCCAATTCTGCCGGTGTTCATTCACGGATCATTCCGGGCAATGCCGCCTAATTCGTTTTTCGTCAAGCCCACAAAACTCCGCGTAACATTCGGTGAGCCTCTGAGATTTTCGGATGAGGTTTACGACAGCAAATCAGGCCGCCAAATCATAATGGACGCTCTTACGGAGAAATTCCGGGAGCTTGAAGCGGGAGAATAG
- a CDS encoding YicC family protein — protein MFVSMTGFGSVSYTFPWGTVKLDINSVNHKYQDFSVKLPHELLSLENRILAILRERIARGKVKLSAEITWNPGAKIPSLDNDSLRIFINQVRTIAKRNSLDTAKDITSFLMIPGVLDGASNVAEQTARESPEIWDKLTIEAVDAMQEMKRSEGEKLQSKVESDLAELVRITGILQERWKVASSDAIEGLRARIESVMEHYNLEIDEARIAQEVSLLSDKWDVSEEVARLEAHTGKFRQVMDEAFCGKKLDFLIQEMNREINTMGSKVSDAEFRWQVVEAKTYIERIREQIQNIE, from the coding sequence ATGTTTGTCAGCATGACAGGATTCGGGAGCGTGTCATACACATTCCCATGGGGGACAGTGAAACTTGACATTAATTCGGTCAACCATAAATATCAGGATTTCAGCGTGAAACTTCCGCATGAATTGTTGTCGCTTGAGAACAGAATACTGGCTATACTGCGCGAGAGAATAGCCCGCGGGAAAGTGAAGCTGTCAGCCGAAATAACCTGGAATCCGGGCGCGAAAATTCCATCCCTCGACAATGACAGCCTGCGGATATTCATCAATCAGGTACGCACAATCGCCAAGCGCAACAGCCTCGATACAGCCAAAGACATAACCAGCTTCCTTATGATTCCGGGAGTGCTTGACGGCGCAAGCAATGTAGCAGAACAGACAGCAAGAGAGTCCCCGGAGATTTGGGACAAGCTCACAATTGAAGCCGTTGACGCAATGCAGGAAATGAAGAGATCCGAGGGCGAAAAGTTACAGTCAAAAGTAGAGTCAGACCTCGCCGAGCTGGTACGCATAACAGGAATACTGCAGGAGCGGTGGAAAGTCGCAAGCTCGGACGCAATAGAGGGACTCCGGGCAAGAATTGAGAGTGTCATGGAACACTACAATCTTGAGATTGACGAGGCCAGAATCGCGCAGGAAGTCTCTTTGCTGTCCGACAAGTGGGACGTATCAGAGGAAGTAGCCCGGCTTGAGGCTCATACGGGGAAATTCCGTCAGGTTATGGACGAGGCTTTTTGCGGTAAGAAGCTCGACTTTCTCATTCAGGAAATGAACCGGGAAATTAACACGATGGGCAGCAAGGTCAGCGATGCCGAATTTCGCTGGCAGGTAGTAGAGGCAAAGACATATATCGAGCGCATAAGGGAGCAAATACAAAACATAGAATGA
- the gmk gene encoding guanylate kinase: MKTGKLFVLSGPSGVGKGTLREHALKDAPNLKYSISCTTRQPRDGETDGVEYRFISREKFREDISRGMFLEYAHVHEDYYGTLKADVVNELESGHDVLLEIDVQGALQVKEKMPGAVLIFVAPPSTEVLERRLRGRGTEADKSLHVRLENAVKELALKDRYDYVIVNDDLDSASDELRKIIL; encoded by the coding sequence ATGAAGACGGGAAAATTATTCGTGCTTTCAGGGCCTAGCGGAGTCGGAAAAGGTACTCTCAGGGAACACGCTTTGAAGGACGCGCCCAACCTGAAATACTCAATATCATGCACCACAAGACAGCCCAGAGACGGCGAAACGGACGGAGTAGAATACCGCTTCATATCGCGGGAAAAATTCCGGGAAGACATTTCGCGGGGTATGTTCCTCGAATACGCGCATGTTCACGAGGACTATTACGGCACACTGAAGGCCGATGTCGTGAATGAGCTTGAGTCCGGCCATGATGTATTGCTTGAGATTGATGTTCAGGGAGCGTTGCAGGTCAAAGAGAAAATGCCCGGCGCGGTGCTGATATTCGTAGCACCTCCAAGCACCGAAGTGTTAGAACGCCGACTCAGGGGACGAGGCACGGAAGCGGACAAGAGTCTTCATGTCAGACTCGAAAACGCCGTGAAGGAGCTTGCGCTGAAAGATAGGTATGATTATGTCATCGTGAATGATGATTTAGACTCTGCGTCTGATGAGCTGAGGAAGATAATACTATGA
- the ftsH gene encoding ATP-dependent zinc metalloprotease FtsH, which yields MNKGQKFSAWYFIAALIIAWLFSEYIYKPYTESKSEVPYSEFLADLNAGKIENVDISDSRIIYALKEDISPDKRPIVGGKILTDKRPKSPDSVKSAVKLSDPFLIERLASSDIKFGGIARRDSIIDLLMGILLPMLPLIIIWYFIFRNMHGGGGGIFTFGRSRAKELQGEMSGVHFSDIGGAGEAEVELREIIDFLKDPKRFDKFGAKLPRGVLLVGPPGTGKTLLAKACAGEAGVPFFFITGSSFVEMFVGVGAARVRDLFDQAKKKAPCIIFVDEIDAIGQSRMRNFNSNSEQEATLNQLLAEMDGFEPNNGVVIMGATNRPEILDQALLRPGRFDRQIQVVLPTEEGREEILRIHTKKLPLDPAINLKSIAKVTPGFSGADLANIANEASLLAARRKADKVSMNDFDLAIERVVAGLQRKTPLTPEVRKKVAYHESGHALVSCYLPGSDPVHKVSIIPTTKGALGYTLNMPAEDKYLVTEAELRTRMAVMLGGRAAELLIFGEASTGASNDLERATETARRMVTEFGMSGKLGPVRYASPSMMYLNGSSEVRNDIGDGTADIIDNEIKRLVIEAQEKAESILREHEKILHEVAGVLQEKEVINSDEIKAIVDREKSQAESESKSAEKEAVSQE from the coding sequence ATGAACAAAGGACAGAAATTTTCAGCCTGGTACTTTATCGCGGCTCTGATAATTGCCTGGCTTTTCTCAGAATATATCTACAAACCTTACACCGAGAGCAAATCCGAAGTCCCGTACAGCGAATTTCTCGCAGACCTTAACGCAGGGAAAATAGAGAATGTAGACATATCAGACTCGCGGATAATTTACGCTCTCAAAGAAGACATCAGCCCCGACAAGCGTCCGATAGTCGGCGGGAAAATTCTCACGGACAAACGCCCGAAATCCCCGGACAGCGTGAAAAGCGCGGTGAAACTCTCTGACCCGTTTTTGATTGAGAGGCTCGCCAGCTCTGATATAAAGTTCGGAGGCATTGCCCGCAGGGACAGCATTATAGATTTGCTGATGGGTATACTTCTGCCAATGCTGCCGCTGATAATAATATGGTACTTCATATTCAGGAACATGCACGGGGGCGGAGGCGGTATATTCACGTTCGGGCGGAGCCGGGCGAAAGAACTTCAGGGCGAAATGAGCGGGGTACACTTCAGCGACATAGGCGGGGCAGGTGAGGCTGAAGTAGAATTGCGCGAGATTATCGACTTCCTGAAAGACCCGAAACGTTTCGACAAGTTCGGGGCGAAATTGCCGCGGGGAGTCCTCCTCGTAGGCCCTCCCGGAACAGGCAAGACTCTTCTTGCGAAAGCCTGCGCGGGTGAGGCGGGCGTTCCGTTCTTCTTCATTACTGGGTCAAGTTTCGTTGAAATGTTCGTTGGAGTCGGAGCCGCAAGAGTGAGAGATTTATTTGACCAGGCCAAAAAGAAAGCTCCCTGCATTATCTTTGTTGACGAAATTGACGCTATAGGACAGTCGAGAATGCGTAACTTCAACAGCAACTCAGAGCAGGAAGCAACGCTGAATCAGTTGCTCGCGGAAATGGACGGATTCGAGCCGAACAACGGAGTCGTAATCATGGGAGCGACAAACAGGCCGGAGATACTCGACCAGGCACTATTGAGGCCGGGAAGGTTCGACAGGCAAATTCAGGTAGTTTTGCCGACAGAGGAAGGGCGCGAGGAGATATTACGCATTCACACAAAGAAATTACCGCTTGACCCGGCAATAAATCTCAAGTCAATCGCAAAAGTTACGCCCGGTTTCTCAGGTGCTGACCTCGCAAATATCGCCAATGAAGCCTCGCTCTTAGCCGCAAGACGGAAGGCCGACAAGGTTTCAATGAATGATTTTGACCTCGCAATAGAACGAGTCGTAGCAGGACTCCAGCGCAAAACGCCATTAACGCCGGAAGTCCGCAAGAAAGTGGCCTATCATGAGTCCGGCCATGCCCTAGTGTCATGCTACCTTCCCGGCTCTGACCCAGTGCACAAAGTCAGCATAATTCCCACGACAAAAGGCGCACTGGGATATACGCTGAACATGCCTGCGGAGGATAAGTATCTTGTTACGGAGGCTGAGTTACGCACCCGCATGGCTGTCATGTTAGGCGGAAGGGCGGCGGAGCTTCTGATTTTCGGGGAGGCTTCAACGGGAGCGTCAAATGACCTCGAACGCGCTACCGAGACTGCCCGGAGAATGGTTACGGAGTTCGGCATGTCCGGCAAGCTCGGCCCCGTGCGCTATGCGTCGCCGTCAATGATGTACCTTAACGGAAGCTCAGAAGTCCGCAATGACATCGGCGATGGTACAGCCGACATTATCGACAACGAAATCAAGCGGCTTGTCATTGAGGCGCAGGAGAAAGCAGAGTCAATCCTCCGCGAGCATGAGAAAATACTTCATGAGGTCGCCGGAGTCCTTCAGGAAAAGGAAGTAATCAACAGCGACGAGATTAAAGCCATTGTTGACCGGGAAAAATCACAGGCCGAGTCAGAATCAAAGTCAGCAGAAAAAGAAGCAGTGTCTCAAGAGTAA